The following are encoded in a window of Vibrio sp. SCSIO 43136 genomic DNA:
- a CDS encoding ABC transporter ATP-binding protein gives MSQPFLDLTQLGMRFPTPQGEFVALKNVDLPIEKGQFISLIGHSGCGKSTVLNLVAGLLDPTDGGVILDGKEVDGPGPERAVVFQNHSLLPWMTVYQNIELAVKQVAQGQSKAWVKEQVEHYLSLVQMTHASDKKPDEISGGMKQRVGIARALALKPKVLLMDEPFGALDALTRAHLQDALMEIQADLNNTVIMITHDVDEAVLLSDRIVMMTNGPAATIGEVLDIELPRPRNRVELADNATYQSYRQSVLKFLYEKQAHVKPAPKPAKQTNVA, from the coding sequence ATGTCCCAACCATTTTTAGATTTAACCCAGCTTGGAATGCGGTTCCCTACGCCACAAGGGGAGTTTGTGGCACTGAAGAATGTTGATCTACCGATTGAGAAAGGTCAGTTTATTTCACTTATCGGCCACTCAGGTTGTGGTAAGTCTACCGTTTTGAACTTGGTCGCCGGCCTTTTAGACCCGACCGATGGTGGTGTGATCCTCGATGGCAAAGAAGTCGATGGGCCAGGACCTGAGCGAGCAGTGGTGTTCCAAAACCACTCTCTATTACCGTGGATGACTGTGTATCAAAATATCGAGCTAGCCGTAAAACAGGTCGCTCAAGGACAGTCAAAAGCGTGGGTGAAAGAGCAAGTAGAGCATTATCTTTCTTTGGTACAAATGACCCACGCTAGCGATAAAAAGCCCGATGAGATTTCTGGTGGTATGAAGCAACGTGTGGGTATTGCTCGTGCACTGGCTCTAAAACCCAAAGTTCTGCTGATGGATGAACCGTTTGGCGCACTAGATGCCTTGACTCGTGCTCACTTGCAAGATGCCTTGATGGAAATCCAAGCTGACCTCAATAACACCGTAATTATGATCACTCACGATGTTGATGAGGCGGTGCTGCTGTCGGATCGCATTGTGATGATGACCAACGGCCCAGCAGCGACTATCGGCGAGGTACTCGATATTGAGCTGCCACGACCACGAAACCGAGTCGAGTTGGCGGACAACGCTACTTATCAATCGTACCGACAGTCGGTGTTGAAATTCCTTTATGAAAAACAAGCGCATGTTAAGCCTGCGCCAAAGCCAGCCAAGCAAACTAACGTTGCTTAA
- a CDS encoding ABC transporter substrate-binding protein gives MKLLTTLLAACLSTSVLAKPLVVPGKPGEEKLMQYVFEELVKRSDRFDSIKHLYGQDGDPNTAKMMADLDSGQLDIAYVAGSKDLEAAHTAIYFPIYRGLLGMRLPIVKAQNSNIFSGVNSFNRMQQFVACQGKAWPDTFILEANGIKIAKSLKYPNLFPMLEGDRCDYFPRGVFEPFTEVENHKDLNLVVDKHVIVRYRMPFYFFTAKNNPELAEHFYQILLEMFEDGTYNQLFFNDPQVSESLKLAGLEKRVIFDLDNPYLTERSKQIPAKFWFDPLQGEK, from the coding sequence ATGAAATTACTCACTACCCTTTTAGCCGCTTGCTTAAGTACGTCTGTTTTGGCTAAACCTTTAGTAGTGCCTGGTAAACCTGGAGAAGAAAAGTTGATGCAATACGTGTTTGAAGAGCTCGTCAAACGCAGTGATCGCTTCGACAGCATAAAACATCTCTATGGTCAGGATGGGGACCCCAACACCGCTAAAATGATGGCTGACCTTGATAGCGGACAACTCGATATTGCGTATGTCGCAGGTTCTAAAGATTTAGAAGCGGCGCATACGGCGATCTATTTTCCGATCTATCGTGGTTTGCTTGGCATGCGTTTGCCGATCGTAAAAGCTCAAAACAGTAATATTTTCAGTGGTGTAAATAGCTTTAACCGGATGCAGCAGTTTGTTGCTTGTCAGGGAAAAGCGTGGCCAGATACCTTCATTCTTGAAGCCAATGGCATCAAGATTGCGAAGAGTTTGAAATACCCGAACCTGTTTCCAATGCTAGAAGGTGATCGTTGTGATTACTTCCCACGTGGGGTATTTGAACCTTTTACCGAGGTGGAAAACCACAAGGATCTAAATCTCGTCGTGGATAAGCACGTTATCGTGCGTTATCGCATGCCATTTTATTTCTTTACAGCAAAAAACAACCCAGAGCTAGCGGAACACTTTTATCAAATCTTGTTGGAGATGTTTGAAGACGGCACTTACAACCAGCTGTTTTTTAATGATCCACAAGTTTCTGAGTCTTTGAAACTGGCGGGCCTTGAAAAGCGAGTCATTTTCGACCTAGATAACCCTTATTTAACCGAACGCTCTAAACAAATCCCAGCAAAATTCTGGTTTGATCCACTTCAAGGTGAAAAATAA
- a CDS encoding methyl-accepting chemotaxis protein, with protein MKSITAKILSVLTVLLLVVGAIISATLYWSNGDELQQEFAQDQQNLSKQLEVILQEPVYVYDKDIIQSIIESFNSNSMVADISVVDHRGQSLGQTNSSTAADDSFTVPLAWEGKPIGEVKVGISHLAMQKTLDQLLMQSVLSVLATIALAVIVLVSVLQKLVLQPLQKVNSVLGDIASGGGDLTARIPVETQDEIGQLSGRFNAFIETIQNIIKDMSVASESLDKASASVSSIVENARRSNATQMELTSSSATNIEHLDVATQEIAQSTESTVQKANQACDVADKSKASIEANINNIRSLVDNLEIATEEVASLKDTSDNIGSVLDVIKGIAEQTNLLALNAAIEAARAGESGRGFAVVADEVRALASKTHDSTTEIETIIEELQKRAEASHKATQASKSMVGETIDQAQQTGVALEQISSEMTGINDMVIMISSACEEQSNVTQLVSNDMAQLKSGAEQLEQESSHTEQVVNQLIDIGGQLTSQIARFKY; from the coding sequence ATGAAAAGTATAACCGCCAAAATTTTATCCGTATTAACGGTGCTTCTGCTTGTGGTTGGAGCGATTATTTCTGCCACGCTTTATTGGAGTAACGGGGATGAGTTGCAGCAAGAGTTTGCCCAAGACCAGCAAAACTTGTCTAAGCAGCTGGAAGTTATTCTGCAAGAGCCTGTCTACGTTTATGACAAAGACATTATTCAATCAATCATCGAGTCATTTAACTCCAACTCCATGGTTGCGGACATCAGTGTTGTTGACCACCGTGGCCAATCGTTGGGCCAAACCAACTCAAGCACTGCAGCGGATGATAGCTTTACAGTGCCACTGGCTTGGGAAGGCAAACCTATTGGTGAAGTTAAAGTAGGTATTTCTCACCTAGCGATGCAAAAAACGCTGGATCAGCTGTTAATGCAATCGGTGTTATCTGTGTTGGCAACGATCGCACTGGCAGTCATCGTGTTGGTTTCGGTGTTGCAAAAGTTGGTTCTACAACCTCTTCAGAAAGTGAACTCAGTATTGGGTGATATTGCTTCTGGTGGTGGTGACTTGACTGCACGTATTCCGGTCGAAACTCAAGATGAGATTGGCCAGTTGTCTGGGCGCTTCAATGCCTTTATTGAAACCATTCAAAACATCATCAAGGACATGAGTGTTGCCTCTGAATCGCTGGATAAAGCGTCTGCGAGCGTGAGCAGCATCGTTGAGAATGCTCGCCGCTCAAATGCAACTCAGATGGAGCTTACTTCGAGTTCAGCAACCAACATTGAGCACCTAGATGTTGCGACGCAAGAGATCGCTCAGAGCACGGAATCAACGGTGCAAAAAGCGAACCAAGCTTGTGACGTGGCAGATAAGAGCAAAGCATCTATCGAAGCAAACATCAACAATATTCGCTCACTCGTGGATAACCTTGAAATTGCTACCGAAGAAGTGGCGAGCTTGAAAGATACCAGTGACAACATCGGTAGCGTACTTGACGTGATTAAAGGTATCGCTGAGCAAACCAACCTTCTGGCACTTAACGCAGCAATCGAAGCCGCACGTGCAGGTGAGAGTGGTCGAGGCTTTGCAGTGGTAGCGGATGAAGTTCGTGCACTGGCAAGTAAGACACACGACTCCACCACAGAAATTGAAACCATTATCGAAGAGCTACAAAAACGTGCTGAAGCGTCGCATAAAGCGACTCAAGCAAGTAAGTCGATGGTGGGTGAGACCATTGACCAAGCGCAGCAAACGGGTGTGGCGCTTGAGCAGATCAGTTCTGAGATGACCGGTATCAACGACATGGTGATCATGATTTCTAGTGCGTGTGAAGAGCAATCCAACGTGACTCAATTGGTAAGTAACGACATGGCCCAGCTCAAGTCAGGTGCAGAGCAGCTTGAACAAGAAAGCTCGCACACTGAGCAGGTGGTTAATCAGTTGATTGATATCGGCGGTCAGCTCACTTCACAAATCGCTCGCTTTAAGTATTAA
- a CDS encoding GGDEF domain-containing protein has protein sequence MSKKEEFQKATENLRKAVPLMIKNQVPTTPSNYALWYTYVDNTLPELNRDLDQVIDEFGICPSAQTDALYRTHVAQKTETDVAHMRLSLERLLSEVGHSMNDTLNNTSAFQNQMDKSFGSLERMEDDGLSFEEVMGLVRKLLVESKDIRHTTQFLNNQLNTASSEIEQLKEKLEKVQQDSLYDGLSSLMNRRAFDKDMEAYTASGEPFSLILLDIDHFKNYNDQFGHLFGDMVIKSIAKRLQTSCREGIAAYRFGGEEFALICPNKQLRLAIRFAESVRTSLEKLKIRDKRTGKQVESITASFGVAEFQPDETAHDLVDRADIQLYEAKRLGRNRVLPI, from the coding sequence ATGAGTAAAAAAGAAGAATTTCAGAAGGCTACGGAAAACCTGCGCAAAGCAGTCCCGCTAATGATCAAAAATCAGGTGCCTACAACACCGAGCAACTACGCTCTGTGGTACACCTATGTTGATAATACTTTGCCTGAACTTAACCGCGACTTAGACCAAGTGATTGATGAGTTCGGTATTTGCCCATCAGCGCAGACAGACGCTCTGTACCGTACCCATGTTGCTCAAAAAACAGAAACGGATGTCGCTCACATGCGCCTAAGTTTGGAGCGCCTGCTGAGTGAAGTGGGTCATTCAATGAATGACACATTGAATAACACCAGCGCCTTCCAGAACCAAATGGACAAGAGTTTTGGCAGCCTTGAACGCATGGAAGATGACGGTTTATCTTTCGAAGAGGTGATGGGGTTAGTTCGCAAGCTTTTGGTGGAATCGAAAGATATTCGCCACACAACCCAATTTTTGAACAACCAACTCAACACCGCCAGCAGTGAAATCGAGCAGCTAAAAGAGAAACTAGAAAAGGTTCAGCAAGACTCCTTATATGATGGATTGTCTAGCTTGATGAATCGCCGTGCTTTCGATAAAGACATGGAAGCTTACACTGCGTCGGGCGAGCCGTTTAGTTTGATCCTACTCGATATCGATCACTTCAAGAATTACAACGATCAATTTGGTCACCTGTTTGGCGATATGGTGATTAAGTCGATAGCGAAAAGATTGCAAACCAGTTGCCGTGAAGGCATTGCGGCCTATCGTTTTGGTGGCGAAGAGTTTGCGTTGATCTGCCCAAATAAGCAGCTTCGTTTGGCGATTCGATTTGCAGAATCCGTGCGCACCAGTCTTGAGAAGCTCAAGATCCGTGATAAACGAACGGGTAAACAGGTAGAGTCGATCACTGCCTCTTTTGGTGTTGCTGAGTTCCAACCCGATGAAACCGCCCATGACTTGGTCGACAGAGCCGATATTCAGCTCTACGAAGCTAAGCGTCTGGGACGAAATCGAGTGTTGCCGATATAG
- a CDS encoding MFS transporter → MPLALLALTLSAFAIGTTEFVIVGLLPTMAADLNVSLPSAGLLVSLYALGVAIGAPVLTALTGNWPRKKVLLSVMALFVAGNLLAWQAPSYSTLVMARILTGLAHGVFFSIGSTIATGLVSKDKAASAIAIMFTGLTVALVTGVPLGTYIGQTFGWQATFLTVAVLGLIALIGSAWLVPANLKQPPATKLSAQLKVLTHPRLLLVYAITALGYGGTFTAFTFLAPILQQVSGFGESTIGLIMLVYGVSVAVGNIWGGKMADKLGPVKALKIIFVGLASILLVFNVAAYHPVSAVLTILIWGAFAFGNVPGLQVYVVSLAEKYVPDAVDVASGLNIAAFNVGIALGAWGGGEIVASSGVMNTPWAGALIVVGALLLTYLSGMLDKRQTNKAFA, encoded by the coding sequence ATGCCATTAGCTTTGCTCGCACTGACGCTCAGCGCTTTTGCTATCGGAACCACCGAATTTGTTATCGTTGGCCTGTTGCCAACTATGGCTGCAGACCTTAACGTTTCACTGCCCTCTGCTGGTTTGCTGGTCAGCCTATATGCCCTAGGTGTCGCCATTGGTGCACCTGTACTCACTGCCCTAACAGGGAACTGGCCACGCAAGAAAGTGCTGCTATCTGTCATGGCCCTGTTTGTGGCTGGTAACCTGTTAGCTTGGCAAGCCCCTAGCTACTCGACACTTGTGATGGCGAGAATACTCACCGGTCTAGCACACGGGGTGTTTTTCTCTATTGGCTCGACGATTGCGACTGGGCTAGTGAGTAAAGACAAAGCGGCAAGTGCCATTGCTATCATGTTCACGGGGTTAACTGTTGCGCTGGTGACAGGCGTACCACTAGGCACCTATATCGGTCAGACATTTGGCTGGCAGGCGACATTCTTAACCGTCGCAGTGTTAGGGCTTATCGCTTTAATCGGCAGTGCTTGGCTAGTCCCTGCAAACTTAAAACAACCACCAGCGACTAAGCTCAGTGCTCAGCTAAAGGTCTTGACCCACCCTCGTTTACTCTTAGTTTATGCCATTACAGCACTCGGCTACGGCGGCACGTTCACTGCGTTTACTTTCCTCGCCCCTATCTTGCAACAAGTGAGTGGCTTTGGAGAGAGCACGATTGGACTTATCATGCTGGTGTATGGTGTTTCGGTGGCCGTCGGCAATATCTGGGGTGGAAAAATGGCCGATAAACTTGGGCCAGTAAAAGCACTAAAAATTATCTTTGTCGGCCTAGCCAGTATCTTATTGGTATTCAATGTAGCCGCTTACCACCCAGTCAGTGCGGTATTGACCATCTTGATTTGGGGTGCGTTTGCCTTTGGTAATGTGCCAGGCCTGCAAGTGTATGTGGTTTCTTTAGCTGAGAAATATGTACCCGATGCGGTTGACGTCGCCTCTGGCCTCAATATCGCAGCATTCAATGTGGGTATTGCCCTAGGCGCATGGGGTGGCGGTGAGATTGTTGCAAGCTCTGGCGTTATGAATACGCCGTGGGCGGGTGCTTTGATTGTTGTTGGTGCTTTGCTACTCACCTATCTAAGTGGCATGCTTGATAAACGCCAAACGAATAAAGCGTTTGCTTAA
- a CDS encoding LysR family transcriptional regulator has translation MLTRSDDLEVLLAVVDTGGFSSAAQALDIQVARVSRAVTRIEQQLGTSLLNRTTRRVELTDEGAQFVDSVRQGLLLLEQAEQTLVEQDAKPKGKLRVDAVSPFLIHQLVPLMQEFKHEYPDIELELTSNEGIVDLLEKRTDVAIRIGRLSDSTLHARPLGKSRLHIVASPAYLKRCGVPQKISQITQHQLLGFSGAKTLNQWPLPEIGSITPTMISSNGETVRQLALAGNGIACLSEFMLKEDLESGALVSLFSDQVNTDTGRENVNAVFYKSSALAKRISAFIDFIHPRLRL, from the coding sequence ATGCTGACCCGTTCAGATGATTTAGAAGTGCTCTTGGCGGTGGTGGATACTGGCGGTTTTTCTTCGGCCGCACAGGCGTTAGATATTCAAGTTGCGAGAGTGTCGCGAGCGGTGACTCGTATTGAGCAGCAACTTGGGACTTCACTGCTCAATCGCACCACACGTCGAGTAGAGTTAACTGACGAAGGCGCACAGTTCGTGGACTCAGTGCGGCAAGGTCTATTGCTGTTAGAGCAAGCTGAGCAAACGCTAGTGGAACAAGATGCCAAACCCAAAGGTAAACTCCGAGTTGACGCAGTCAGCCCTTTCCTCATCCATCAACTCGTGCCCTTGATGCAGGAGTTTAAGCATGAATACCCAGATATTGAGCTAGAGCTGACCTCTAATGAAGGGATCGTAGATCTACTAGAGAAACGTACCGATGTGGCGATTCGGATTGGTCGGTTGAGCGATTCGACACTGCATGCAAGGCCGTTGGGAAAAAGCCGCTTGCACATCGTTGCCTCTCCAGCTTATCTAAAGCGATGCGGGGTGCCACAAAAGATCTCACAAATAACCCAGCATCAATTGCTTGGGTTTTCGGGGGCGAAAACGCTCAATCAATGGCCTCTACCTGAGATAGGCAGCATTACCCCCACCATGATTTCTAGTAATGGAGAAACCGTGCGTCAGTTGGCGCTTGCGGGTAATGGCATTGCTTGCTTGTCCGAGTTCATGCTTAAAGAGGATTTGGAATCAGGTGCTCTGGTGAGTCTATTTAGCGATCAAGTGAACACCGACACTGGGCGAGAGAACGTCAATGCGGTGTTCTATAAGTCGTCAGCATTGGCCAAACGAATCTCGGCGTTTATTGATTTTATCCATCCGAGATTGCGTTTGTAG
- a CDS encoding cysteine hydrolase family protein, translated as MSKALLVIDLQNDYFPAGQFPLWNTEQTLSNIKQAIAKADQQGIPVIHIQHIADPAMGISPFFNEGTEGAEIHPEIMAAAPNGTVVIKTFADSFEKTTLEETLTEKGITELLVCGMMTQNCVTHTAISPAAEKYEVSILADCCTTVDEMIHNIALHAVSTRVPLVGFEQAL; from the coding sequence ATGAGCAAAGCACTTCTTGTCATCGACCTACAAAATGATTACTTCCCAGCGGGCCAGTTCCCACTTTGGAACACTGAGCAAACACTCAGCAACATTAAACAGGCGATCGCCAAAGCCGACCAACAAGGTATTCCTGTTATCCATATTCAGCACATTGCTGACCCTGCGATGGGCATCTCTCCATTTTTTAACGAAGGTACCGAAGGGGCAGAAATTCACCCAGAGATCATGGCAGCAGCCCCAAATGGGACGGTGGTAATCAAGACCTTTGCCGATAGTTTTGAAAAGACAACGCTAGAAGAAACCCTCACAGAGAAAGGCATTACCGAACTGTTAGTGTGCGGGATGATGACTCAAAACTGTGTCACTCACACAGCGATCTCACCAGCGGCTGAAAAGTATGAGGTATCTATCCTAGCAGACTGCTGCACAACAGTGGATGAGATGATCCATAACATTGCACTGCACGCTGTTTCGACACGTGTGCCTTTAGTTGGATTCGAACAAGCGCTGTAA
- a CDS encoding helix-turn-helix domain-containing protein: protein MDTQFIKVAICQYPGALNSAVYGLEELFSMANRACDEQNLAVRFEPQIYRTESLPSESQHIVLLPPSGDEQHYLNPPSKLLEWLRQQHQAGATVASACAGAFILNASGVVAKRCVTTHWGLAELFQSHFRDTPLDTREILIDHGDVITAGGLMSWLDLGLELVCRYASLSVMRQLGKILVIDTAPREQRYYRQFLPNVNHGDKPILQSQQYVNQHYAQVLVVSELASRANLTERTFQRRFLKATGFNPNAYIQQLRVQKACDLLESSNDSFERIAMLVGYEDVSACRKVFTKLMGLSPKAFRMRFSREPQID from the coding sequence ATGGATACCCAATTCATCAAGGTTGCGATTTGCCAATATCCGGGGGCACTAAACTCAGCGGTATATGGTTTAGAGGAGCTGTTTAGCATGGCTAATCGAGCCTGCGACGAGCAAAACCTTGCTGTCAGGTTTGAGCCTCAGATCTATAGGACAGAATCGCTGCCTTCGGAAAGCCAGCACATCGTTTTGCTGCCACCCAGTGGCGATGAGCAACACTATTTAAACCCGCCCAGCAAATTATTGGAGTGGCTTAGGCAGCAACATCAAGCAGGGGCTACGGTAGCCTCTGCGTGCGCTGGAGCCTTTATTCTTAATGCCAGCGGCGTGGTGGCTAAGCGATGTGTCACCACCCATTGGGGGCTGGCAGAACTGTTTCAATCCCATTTTCGTGACACGCCGTTAGATACCCGAGAGATCTTGATCGATCATGGTGATGTGATCACCGCGGGTGGATTGATGTCGTGGTTGGATTTGGGCTTAGAACTGGTTTGCCGCTACGCATCGCTTAGCGTGATGCGTCAACTTGGCAAGATACTGGTCATTGACACTGCGCCAAGAGAGCAGCGTTATTACCGCCAATTTTTGCCTAATGTTAATCATGGCGATAAACCGATATTGCAATCTCAGCAATACGTCAATCAACACTATGCCCAAGTTCTGGTGGTAAGCGAGCTTGCCAGTCGAGCCAACCTGACGGAACGCACCTTTCAGCGCCGTTTTCTCAAAGCGACGGGATTCAATCCCAATGCTTATATTCAGCAGCTTCGTGTGCAAAAAGCTTGTGATCTATTGGAAAGCAGTAACGATTCGTTTGAACGAATCGCAATGCTGGTGGGCTATGAGGATGTGAGTGCGTGTCGAAAAGTGTTTACCAAGCTGATGGGGCTATCACCCAAAGCGTTCCGAATGCGCTTTAGCCGAGAGCCCCAAATAGATTAG
- a CDS encoding permease — translation MNPTWLEMGKEALDMFIFLAAELTILFLVISYLVGVLQSYVTPEKIQAILSSKNGRGYWIAALLGSITPFCSCSTIPFLKGLLRARAGFGPMMVFLFASPLLNPIVIGLFVVTFGWQVALFYFMVSMGVSVTAGYVLEKLGFERYVKEEAYQSTQASGCSSQPKVETSSCCNEAAPKEVEVSCCADSTMTLTAKTPSRWLTIWQTTWADFKQVLPYLLLGVSIGAFIYGFIPTEFIAEYAGADKWYAIPLAAVIGIPLYIRAVAVIPLSAALVQKGMALGSVMALIIGSAGASLTEVILLKSIFKTPMIIAFVSVVLSMAIGAGVLYSVIF, via the coding sequence ATGAACCCAACCTGGCTCGAAATGGGTAAAGAAGCCCTAGATATGTTTATCTTTTTGGCCGCTGAACTGACTATTCTATTTTTAGTGATCAGTTATCTGGTCGGTGTGCTGCAAAGCTATGTAACACCAGAAAAGATCCAAGCGATCCTGAGTTCTAAGAATGGGCGAGGCTACTGGATAGCGGCGCTATTGGGATCAATCACACCATTTTGCTCCTGTTCGACGATCCCATTCCTAAAAGGTTTATTGCGTGCCCGAGCTGGGTTTGGACCTATGATGGTTTTTTTGTTTGCCAGCCCCCTACTTAACCCGATTGTCATTGGCCTTTTTGTCGTGACCTTTGGCTGGCAAGTGGCACTTTTTTATTTCATGGTATCCATGGGAGTATCAGTTACAGCAGGCTACGTGCTGGAGAAACTGGGATTTGAGCGTTACGTCAAAGAAGAGGCTTATCAAAGCACTCAAGCATCTGGCTGCTCATCACAGCCCAAAGTGGAAACAAGCAGCTGCTGCAACGAAGCGGCTCCTAAAGAAGTTGAAGTAAGTTGCTGCGCAGATTCGACCATGACCCTGACAGCCAAAACACCTAGTCGTTGGCTAACAATCTGGCAAACCACTTGGGCGGATTTCAAGCAAGTACTGCCCTATCTATTGCTAGGGGTCTCTATTGGTGCGTTTATCTATGGATTTATCCCTACTGAGTTTATTGCCGAATATGCCGGTGCTGACAAATGGTATGCCATACCACTGGCTGCGGTGATTGGTATCCCACTATACATTCGAGCCGTTGCCGTGATCCCTCTCAGTGCTGCTCTAGTACAAAAAGGCATGGCGCTTGGTTCCGTGATGGCTCTGATCATCGGCAGTGCTGGTGCCAGTTTAACCGAGGTGATTTTGCTTAAATCTATCTTCAAAACACCGATGATCATTGCCTTTGTTAGCGTCGTGCTGTCGATGGCGATTGGTGCAGGTGTGCTGTATAGCGTAATTTTCTAA
- a CDS encoding metalloregulator ArsR/SmtB family transcription factor: MELEAVAKALKELGHPTRLSIYKAVVKAGHQGVAVGGLQQELGIPGSTLSHHISNLSSAGLLSQRREGRTLYCVAEYQQLDKVIDFLQDQCCIDEQCD, translated from the coding sequence CTGGAACTTGAAGCCGTCGCCAAAGCACTGAAAGAGCTTGGTCATCCAACTCGTCTATCTATCTACAAAGCGGTCGTTAAGGCCGGGCACCAAGGCGTTGCTGTAGGTGGTTTGCAGCAGGAACTTGGAATTCCCGGCTCGACGCTGTCGCATCATATCTCCAATCTTTCATCGGCGGGGTTACTTTCTCAGCGTCGAGAAGGGCGCACGCTTTATTGTGTCGCTGAGTACCAGCAATTAGATAAAGTGATAGACTTTCTTCAAGACCAATGCTGTATCGATGAGCAATGCGATTAG
- a CDS encoding MmcQ/YjbR family DNA-binding protein produces the protein MDINQVESFLERCKGSEASYPFGPEARVYKVMGKMFALLAEGDSPQRITLKAKPADVEVLVEEFEAIIPGYYMNKRHWVTISLVDEIGESMLQDLIENSYQLVVKGLTKAAKQELADQA, from the coding sequence ATGGATATTAATCAAGTTGAGTCATTTTTAGAGCGCTGTAAAGGCAGTGAAGCAAGCTATCCTTTTGGTCCCGAGGCAAGAGTGTATAAAGTCATGGGCAAGATGTTTGCCTTGCTCGCAGAAGGGGACTCCCCCCAGCGAATTACCTTAAAAGCAAAACCTGCCGATGTGGAAGTATTAGTGGAAGAGTTTGAAGCAATTATCCCAGGCTACTATATGAACAAGCGCCACTGGGTCACAATTTCTTTAGTCGATGAAATTGGTGAGTCCATGCTTCAAGACTTGATTGAAAACTCATACCAACTGGTAGTTAAGGGACTAACCAAGGCTGCAAAACAAGAGCTTGCTGACCAAGCATAG
- a CDS encoding siderophore-interacting protein: MTIKNALKNIIKAGVMKMSPSKAPKLLTVISKENLSENYIRLTLSFEKHDQFPPDCAGQYVKLLFTPQGSTDLSQLSEGERSMMRTYTIRSFDSTNKQLTIDFVKHTHDSQEVGSGLAGQWAATANVGDTINVAGPGPRKPINTKVETVIYAADMTAIPALAAALEDLTPDAKGHAFIQVTSASDIQPLSAPKGIQIEWVVSEPASEDLSQAIEKLPKQNGSAAIWCAAEFSQMRTIRRYFSQQWDISRDASYFSSYWKLGVTEDGHKVLKSQDAKEFSN; encoded by the coding sequence ATGACTATTAAAAATGCATTGAAAAACATCATCAAAGCTGGAGTTATGAAAATGAGCCCAAGTAAAGCACCTAAGCTACTTACCGTGATTAGCAAAGAAAACCTTAGTGAAAACTACATCCGCTTAACCCTCAGCTTTGAAAAGCACGACCAGTTTCCACCTGACTGCGCAGGACAGTACGTTAAGCTACTATTTACCCCACAAGGCAGCACCGACCTGAGCCAACTGTCGGAGGGTGAGCGCTCAATGATGCGCACCTACACCATACGTAGCTTTGATAGTACTAATAAACAGCTAACGATTGATTTCGTTAAACATACCCATGATAGCCAAGAGGTTGGTAGTGGGCTTGCGGGACAATGGGCGGCAACCGCTAATGTTGGTGATACCATCAATGTCGCAGGTCCCGGGCCACGTAAGCCGATCAATACCAAAGTAGAAACGGTAATTTACGCCGCAGACATGACGGCAATACCTGCGTTAGCAGCAGCCCTTGAAGACTTAACACCTGATGCCAAAGGACATGCATTTATTCAAGTCACCAGTGCATCGGACATTCAGCCGTTATCGGCACCAAAAGGCATTCAGATTGAGTGGGTAGTCAGCGAGCCTGCATCAGAAGATCTGTCACAGGCGATAGAAAAGCTGCCTAAACAAAACGGTAGCGCTGCAATATGGTGCGCTGCAGAGTTCAGTCAGATGCGTACTATCCGCCGTTATTTCTCACAGCAGTGGGACATTAGCAGAGACGCAAGTTACTTCAGCAGCTATTGGAAACTAGGGGTCACCGAAGACGGTCATAAAGTACTAAAAAGCCAAGATGCAAAAGAGTTTTCTAACTAA